One part of the Candidatus Zixiibacteriota bacterium genome encodes these proteins:
- a CDS encoding DUF1573 domain-containing protein, which yields MRIALILISLLIGVAPLTWGEASLVIRDSVTNFGYLPVKSTVTRSTIFYSVGSDTLVINDINTTCDCLKFSFDRRTIAPGDSLEVEIIYDSELNVGIKDRYPYIYTNARKEPYRIVIKTVTVTDMYNLNPIMVKPFRVLASDPKDNYKLRFDFELTNKGTATVQLTPLYNDSDLFATRLPAEIPAGATVTGEVVLTPEGLRQEFAKSFTFEYLDNSGQKVSQTVPVMRKIYKM from the coding sequence ATGAGAATTGCGCTGATACTTATTTCGCTACTGATTGGTGTGGCTCCCTTAACCTGGGGGGAGGCGTCTCTGGTAATAAGGGACAGCGTAACCAATTTTGGGTATTTGCCTGTCAAATCGACGGTCACACGAAGTACGATTTTCTATTCGGTCGGCTCGGACACGCTCGTGATAAACGACATAAACACCACCTGTGACTGCTTGAAGTTTTCTTTTGACAGAAGAACAATCGCGCCGGGCGACAGCCTCGAAGTTGAGATCATTTATGATTCGGAGTTGAATGTCGGCATTAAGGACCGTTATCCCTATATCTATACCAATGCCCGAAAGGAACCGTATCGTATAGTGATAAAGACTGTGACCGTGACTGATATGTATAACCTGAATCCGATTATGGTCAAGCCGTTCCGCGTGCTGGCATCCGACCCTAAAGACAATTATAAACTCCGCTTTGATTTTGAGCTGACAAACAAGGGGACTGCTACGGTGCAGTTGACGCCTCTTTATAACGACAGCGACCTCTTTGCGACCAGACTTCCCGCGGAGATTCCCGCCGGCGCCACTGTAACCGGCGAGGTGGTGCTGACACCGGAGGGCTTGCGGCAGGAATTTGCCAAATCCTTCACCTTTGAGTATC
- a CDS encoding dipeptidase — MNPREYLDSKKESRLEELREFLRFPSVSAKSEHAKDILACAEWLASHMEKIGLKTRIMPTGGHPVVYAEYIKPKNRITILYYGHYDVQPAEPYELWKTSPFEPIVENGYLIARGSTDDKGQLLTHIKAAEAYLATGQELPVNMKFLIEGEEESGSENLEKFINDNSALLKADVVVVSDTAQYGKNRPAVTYGLRGIAFMELKLVGPDRDLHSGSFGGAIPNPINILAKIIAALHDENRHVTIDGFYDDVLPISEWEQKQIGRLPFDEKEFLQKTGAKGLMGEKGFSVLEQLWSRPTLDINGITGGYQGEGGKTIIPSWATCKITMRLVPNQNPKDILDKAERYIKKLCPPSVGCEIIKHGGAPGVVVPTDGPWLEAAGRAIKTGFGIEPVFIKEGGSIPVVSTFKRVLGLDTLLLGWGQNDDNAHSPNERFAIADFERGCYSALALIDELSRVSR, encoded by the coding sequence ATGAATCCCAGGGAATATTTGGATAGCAAGAAAGAAAGCAGGTTAGAGGAGCTGAGGGAGTTTCTCCGCTTCCCGTCAGTCTCCGCCAAGAGTGAGCATGCCAAAGATATCCTTGCCTGCGCAGAATGGCTGGCATCGCATATGGAGAAAATCGGGCTGAAGACCAGAATCATGCCAACCGGGGGGCATCCGGTGGTTTATGCCGAATATATCAAGCCCAAGAACCGGATTACGATTCTGTATTATGGGCATTATGATGTTCAGCCGGCTGAGCCGTATGAGCTTTGGAAAACCAGCCCCTTTGAACCCATCGTAGAAAACGGCTATCTCATCGCGCGCGGCTCGACCGACGATAAGGGTCAGCTTCTGACCCATATTAAAGCGGCCGAGGCGTATCTTGCCACCGGGCAGGAGCTGCCGGTCAATATGAAGTTCCTGATTGAAGGAGAAGAGGAATCTGGCTCAGAAAACCTGGAAAAATTTATAAATGACAACAGCGCCCTTCTGAAGGCTGATGTTGTTGTCGTATCTGATACAGCCCAGTATGGCAAGAATCGCCCGGCCGTAACCTATGGGTTGCGCGGAATCGCCTTCATGGAACTAAAACTGGTCGGTCCCGACCGAGACCTGCATTCCGGGTCATTCGGCGGCGCTATCCCCAATCCAATAAATATCCTGGCAAAAATAATCGCTGCTCTGCATGATGAGAATCGGCATGTGACCATTGACGGTTTTTACGATGATGTCCTCCCGATTTCCGAATGGGAGCAAAAGCAGATCGGGCGGCTTCCCTTCGATGAAAAAGAATTTCTGCAAAAAACCGGCGCTAAGGGACTGATGGGGGAGAAAGGTTTCTCCGTTCTGGAGCAGCTCTGGAGCCGTCCGACCCTGGACATTAATGGGATAACCGGCGGTTATCAGGGGGAAGGAGGCAAGACCATAATACCCTCATGGGCAACCTGCAAAATAACGATGCGCCTGGTGCCGAATCAGAACCCCAAAGATATTCTCGATAAAGCAGAACGATATATAAAGAAACTCTGCCCCCCATCGGTAGGGTGCGAGATAATCAAGCATGGCGGCGCCCCTGGTGTGGTGGTGCCGACAGATGGTCCCTGGCTGGAAGCGGCAGGGCGCGCCATAAAGACCGGATTCGGTATCGAACCGGTATTTATCAAAGAGGGGGGAAGTATTCCGGTGGTATCCACCTTCAAACGGGTTCTTGGTCTCGATACGTTGCTGCTGGGCTGGGGGCAGAATGATGACAACGCCCATTCGCCAAACGAGCGATTCGCCATCGCCGATTTCGAGCGTGGCTGTTACAGCGCCCTGGCTTTAATTGATGAACTTTCCAGGGTTTCCCGATAG
- a CDS encoding SDR family oxidoreductase — protein sequence MELGLNNKVAFVTGASAGIGFAAALELAREGARLAINSRSPENIGRAAGLIQSATGSSPLALPGDISHEGVPETLVAHVSEKLGAIEILVVNAGGPPPGLFISHSRESWLDAADLTLFSAINLCRAVVPDMIRKKWGRLIFITSIAVKQPVDNLVLSNTLRAGVTGLAKSLSNELARYGITANTVCPGYTETDRLRSLAQNEAVKEGKSIEDILKVYRERVPAGRLGRPDELAALVAFLASDRAAYISGSSITVDGGLYKGLL from the coding sequence ATGGAACTGGGACTAAACAATAAGGTAGCCTTTGTTACCGGCGCTTCCGCCGGAATCGGCTTTGCCGCGGCGTTGGAATTGGCGCGGGAAGGGGCAAGATTGGCGATAAATTCCCGCTCTCCGGAAAATATTGGCCGGGCCGCCGGTCTTATCCAGAGTGCCACCGGGAGTTCTCCTTTGGCTCTACCAGGCGACATTTCTCATGAAGGTGTGCCGGAGACACTGGTAGCTCATGTAAGCGAGAAATTGGGGGCTATTGAGATTCTTGTGGTCAATGCCGGAGGACCCCCGCCGGGGCTCTTTATCTCCCATTCCAGAGAGAGCTGGCTTGACGCCGCTGACCTGACCCTTTTCTCCGCGATAAATCTGTGTCGGGCGGTGGTGCCTGATATGATAAGGAAGAAATGGGGTCGATTAATATTTATAACATCGATTGCGGTCAAGCAGCCGGTAGATAATCTGGTGCTCTCTAATACCCTTCGGGCAGGCGTTACCGGTCTGGCGAAGTCACTTTCCAATGAACTGGCGCGCTACGGCATTACTGCCAACACCGTCTGCCCTGGCTACACCGAAACCGACCGGCTCCGCAGCCTGGCTCAGAATGAAGCAGTAAAGGAAGGCAAGAGTATTGAGGATATTCTGAAAGTTTATCGCGAACGAGTGCCGGCAGGGCGACTGGGGCGTCCCGATGAGCTTGCCGCCCTGGTGGCTTTTCTGGCATCGGACCGAGCCGCCTACATCAGCGGGTCATCAATCACAGTCGATGGCGGACTTTATAAAGGGTTACTTTAA
- a CDS encoding DMT family transporter yields MRLTIPANLLIKNVENSPPAVGRIYSIIFLHQFVSSFAYPVAKLGLNSFDPFVYAFFRFLFTSAIFSVILLFRRSNVSIPPRDHLKILLVGIVLIPVNQLLFLVGQSLTTASHASLLFATTPIFIYLLAVLILKEKATFRRTIGIIIATAGVYLILTSGKIRFGTEHLLGNLLIIAAVIAWAFGTIIGKPLAQKYGALRVTGLALTYGSLLYFPFGIYKTVQYPLSTVPWVGWFSVAYMAVVVSTFAYVLWYWILKYMEASRVAVIQNLQPIVASAVAVVLLGEPITRHFVIGGVIILGGVLLTEIE; encoded by the coding sequence GTGCGTCTCACTATTCCCGCTAATCTCCTCATCAAGAATGTCGAAAACTCCCCCCCGGCCGTCGGCAGGATATACTCCATAATCTTCCTTCACCAGTTTGTTTCATCCTTTGCTTATCCGGTTGCCAAGCTCGGATTGAACAGTTTCGACCCCTTTGTCTATGCTTTCTTTCGCTTTCTCTTCACGTCTGCGATTTTCAGCGTTATTCTCTTATTTCGCCGCTCCAATGTTTCCATTCCGCCAAGAGACCATCTCAAGATTTTGCTGGTTGGGATAGTGCTGATTCCTGTCAATCAGTTGCTGTTTCTGGTGGGGCAGTCGCTGACAACGGCCAGCCATGCCAGTTTGCTCTTCGCCACAACTCCGATTTTTATCTATCTCCTTGCCGTTCTAATTCTGAAGGAGAAGGCGACCTTTCGAAGAACTATCGGCATTATTATCGCCACCGCCGGAGTCTATCTGATTCTGACGTCAGGGAAAATTAGATTCGGCACGGAACATCTGTTGGGCAACCTTCTGATAATTGCCGCCGTTATAGCCTGGGCGTTCGGTACAATAATCGGCAAGCCGCTGGCGCAGAAATATGGGGCGCTCCGGGTGACCGGGCTGGCGCTGACGTACGGCTCGTTACTCTACTTTCCTTTCGGGATATATAAGACTGTTCAATATCCTCTCTCAACGGTGCCCTGGGTCGGATGGTTTTCGGTCGCATATATGGCAGTGGTGGTTTCTACTTTTGCTTATGTTTTATGGTACTGGATTCTCAAATATATGGAGGCATCCCGGGTGGCGGTTATCCAGAATCTGCAGCCGATTGTCGCCAGCGCCGTGGCGGTCGTGCTTCTGGGAGAGCCGATAACAAGACATTTTGTAATCGGCGGCGTCATAATTCTGGGCGGGGTCCTCTTGACCGAAATTGAGTAA
- a CDS encoding TIGR00730 family Rossman fold protein, with protein MNEIKRNDTQAETWSIFRIMSEFVDGFETLRALHPAVSIFGSSVLKEDSPYYKLARDIARKLSNSGFAVITGGGPGIMEASNWGAQEGISKSVGLNIEIPHEQKPNRYQDISLSFRYFFARKVMFVKYASAFVIMPGGFGTFDELFEALTLIQTKKIFEFPVILVGSEFWGGLVDWIISSPIRAGTLSKEDLNYFSLTDDPDEVVRIIKEGYEKVRRSRAI; from the coding sequence ATGAATGAAATAAAACGAAATGATACCCAGGCGGAAACCTGGTCTATTTTTCGGATCATGTCGGAATTTGTTGACGGCTTTGAAACGCTCCGCGCTTTGCATCCGGCCGTCTCCATATTCGGCTCATCCGTGCTTAAAGAAGATTCCCCTTATTATAAGTTAGCGCGCGATATCGCGCGCAAACTCTCCAATTCCGGGTTCGCGGTGATTACCGGCGGCGGTCCCGGTATAATGGAGGCTTCCAATTGGGGGGCACAGGAGGGGATATCAAAATCGGTCGGTTTGAACATCGAAATCCCCCATGAGCAAAAACCGAATCGATATCAGGATATATCACTCAGTTTTCGTTACTTCTTTGCCCGCAAGGTGATGTTCGTTAAATACGCTTCAGCCTTTGTGATTATGCCGGGGGGATTTGGCACCTTCGATGAGTTATTCGAAGCCCTGACTTTAATTCAGACCAAAAAGATTTTCGAATTCCCGGTGATACTGGTCGGCTCTGAGTTTTGGGGCGGTCTGGTGGACTGGATTATCTCCAGCCCGATACGGGCCGGGACTCTCTCCAAAGAAGACCTCAATTACTTCTCCCTGACCGATGACCCGGATGAGGTCGTCCGCATCATAAAAGAAGGTTATGAGAAAGTTCGTCGCTCTCGCGCTATCTGA
- a CDS encoding aminopeptidase — MKDPRNAKLAHNLIDYSVSLKPGELLYLEIKGKEALDLSQEIIEHATAKGGTVFWFYSDESLLRQFLKNATDQQFEKLAEVHLQLMRQSAAYIGLRGSDNPFDLADIDSRQMEKFQRLFYKPVHLEQRVKHTRWVVLRYPNNAMAQLAETSREKFADFYYQVCNLNYSKMSKAMDPLVALMQKTERVRLVSPGTDLHFSIKNIGVVKCDGLRNIPDGEVYTAPVRESVNGTIRFNTPSLKDGFVYNDITLTFKDGKIIKATSSAYEDKLNKILDTDENARFVGEFSLGLNPFILHPMKDTLFDEKIRGSLHFTPGCCYDEADNGNRSAIHWDMVLIQRKEYGGGEIYFDDKLIRKDGVFTDPALERAFSEENLGD, encoded by the coding sequence ATGAAAGACCCGCGAAATGCCAAATTGGCGCATAATCTTATCGATTACTCGGTTTCGCTGAAGCCGGGTGAACTGCTTTATCTTGAAATCAAAGGAAAAGAGGCGCTGGATTTATCCCAGGAGATTATTGAACATGCCACGGCTAAAGGTGGCACCGTTTTCTGGTTCTACAGCGACGAGTCTCTATTGAGACAATTTCTCAAGAATGCCACTGACCAGCAGTTCGAGAAACTGGCTGAGGTTCATCTTCAACTGATGCGGCAGTCGGCCGCTTATATCGGTCTGCGCGGTTCCGACAATCCCTTTGACCTTGCCGATATCGACAGCCGCCAGATGGAGAAATTTCAGAGGCTATTTTACAAGCCGGTTCACCTGGAGCAGAGAGTCAAGCATACCCGATGGGTGGTCTTGCGCTATCCCAATAATGCCATGGCGCAGCTGGCTGAAACCTCTCGGGAAAAATTCGCGGACTTCTACTATCAGGTCTGCAATCTCAATTACAGCAAGATGTCTAAAGCGATGGACCCGCTGGTTGCCTTAATGCAAAAAACCGAGCGCGTCCGCCTGGTAAGCCCCGGAACCGATCTTCACTTCTCCATCAAAAACATAGGTGTCGTCAAATGTGACGGGCTCAGGAATATACCGGACGGAGAAGTTTATACCGCGCCGGTCAGAGAATCGGTCAACGGCACTATTCGATTCAATACCCCTTCCCTGAAAGATGGATTTGTCTATAATGATATTACCCTCACTTTTAAAGACGGCAAGATTATCAAAGCCACCTCTTCCGCCTACGAAGATAAGCTGAATAAGATACTGGATACGGATGAAAACGCCCGATTTGTCGGCGAATTTTCTCTCGGGTTGAATCCTTTCATTTTGCATCCGATGAAAGATACTTTATTCGACGAAAAAATTCGCGGCTCGCTTCATTTCACCCCCGGATGCTGTTATGATGAGGCTGACAACGGCAATCGCTCCGCCATCCATTGGGACATGGTCTTAATCCAAAGAAAAGAATATGGCGGTGGGGAAATATATTTTGATGACAAGTTGATTCGCAAGGACGGTGTTTTCACTGACCCGGCGCTGGAGCGGGCTTTTTCAGAAGAGAACCTTGGCGATTAA
- a CDS encoding DUF72 domain-containing protein yields MAGVNSGKILIGTSGYSYNDWLGNFYPQFCSPKDFLRFYASVFKTVEIDATFYKIPTAETVKKWRQCTPEEFVFAAKFPQIVTHEGDIASRLSAARAFIDVMHNLETKLGPLLLQFPYSFKPDEHQDILTALVEAMPEKIKISVEVRNKKWLSDSFYRLLADKKIALCLIDHPWMPRRTEFTSHFAYIRFLGDHKKIESDYSYERLERTEELQWWKDLIEEFSRSRGEVYAYFNNHYSGHSPTTARRLLKMLDTAKMQSL; encoded by the coding sequence ATGGCAGGCGTCAATTCTGGAAAAATACTGATAGGAACCTCCGGGTACAGCTATAATGACTGGCTGGGCAATTTTTATCCCCAGTTTTGCTCCCCGAAAGATTTCCTTCGTTTCTATGCCTCGGTTTTTAAGACGGTGGAAATCGATGCCACCTTTTACAAGATTCCGACCGCGGAAACGGTCAAGAAGTGGAGACAGTGTACCCCGGAGGAGTTTGTCTTTGCGGCAAAATTCCCGCAGATTGTAACCCACGAGGGGGATATTGCCTCACGCCTTTCGGCAGCGCGCGCCTTTATCGATGTCATGCATAATCTGGAAACGAAATTGGGCCCCTTGCTGCTTCAATTCCCCTACAGTTTTAAGCCGGATGAACATCAGGATATCCTTACCGCTCTGGTGGAGGCAATGCCGGAGAAAATCAAGATTTCAGTGGAAGTGCGCAATAAAAAGTGGTTATCGGATTCTTTCTATCGGCTGCTTGCGGACAAGAAAATAGCATTATGTTTGATAGACCATCCCTGGATGCCGCGGCGAACGGAATTCACCTCCCATTTCGCTTATATTCGCTTTCTCGGGGACCACAAAAAGATTGAATCCGATTACAGTTATGAGCGTCTGGAACGAACCGAAGAACTGCAGTGGTGGAAAGACCTTATAGAAGAATTCAGCCGCAGCCGGGGAGAGGTCTATGCTTATTTCAATAATCACTACAGCGGACACTCCCCAACCACGGCGCGACGGTTGCTCAAGATGCTCGATACCGCGAAAATGCAATCATTGTAA
- a CDS encoding chemotaxis protein CheW, whose product MKNSDTPRQFLIAQVSSRMIALDVQQIVEIISPGAGLGVDAMKRANKIQIRDISYNLVYPAEKLFGLPEAIPPSYRVLLLGPQDSGNALAVDSVESIIRVEPGDIQEYSGISNGPAPEFVSGVIIQDEQAVYILKPEKFCRPRHKRKPVKSRAR is encoded by the coding sequence ATGAAGAACTCTGATACACCCCGGCAGTTTCTTATCGCTCAGGTCTCCTCAAGGATGATTGCTCTTGATGTTCAGCAGATAGTTGAGATAATCTCCCCGGGAGCGGGTCTTGGCGTCGATGCTATGAAGCGTGCGAATAAGATTCAGATTCGAGATATTTCCTATAATCTAGTTTATCCGGCCGAGAAGCTTTTCGGATTACCGGAGGCGATTCCGCCATCATATCGGGTGCTTCTTCTGGGTCCGCAGGATTCGGGAAATGCCCTGGCGGTTGACTCGGTTGAGAGTATTATTCGAGTGGAACCGGGCGATATTCAAGAGTACTCAGGGATATCCAATGGACCGGCGCCGGAATTTGTGAGCGGAGTTATTATACAGGATGAGCAGGCGGTCTATATTTTGAAGCCGGAGAAGTTTTGCCGTCCCCGTCACAAGAGAAAGCCGGTCAAAAGCAGGGCGCGCTAA
- a CDS encoding TrkA family potassium uptake protein: protein MKRFGVIGLGNFGFYIARTLAEEKCEVIAIDRDPVKVQKVSEFVDMAVVGDATDIELLKKLGMAETEAVIVSTGDSIQYSILVTMFLKELGALNVVAKAISEEHARVLEKVGADQVIIPEKEMAMKSAKSLATPNMIDFVPLSEEYIVAEISPSEIMMGKSLAEVQLRNKYNVQLLAVKEVVPDRLIFVPSPEYKFKDSDILLVLGKKEDIEALRKV from the coding sequence ATGAAGAGATTTGGTGTTATAGGTCTGGGAAATTTCGGGTTCTATATTGCCCGAACTCTTGCCGAAGAGAAGTGCGAGGTAATCGCCATTGACCGCGATCCGGTCAAGGTGCAGAAGGTCTCCGAATTTGTGGATATGGCGGTGGTCGGCGATGCCACCGATATTGAACTTCTCAAAAAACTGGGCATGGCGGAAACAGAAGCAGTCATAGTTTCGACCGGCGATAGCATTCAATACTCGATTCTGGTAACGATGTTCTTGAAAGAACTGGGGGCGCTTAATGTGGTCGCCAAGGCTATTTCAGAAGAGCATGCCCGGGTTCTGGAGAAAGTGGGCGCCGACCAGGTGATAATCCCGGAAAAAGAGATGGCAATGAAAAGCGCCAAGTCGCTGGCAACTCCCAATATGATTGATTTTGTCCCCTTATCCGAGGAGTACATTGTGGCGGAGATTTCCCCCAGCGAAATAATGATGGGTAAGAGTCTGGCGGAAGTGCAACTTCGCAATAAATACAATGTCCAGCTTCTGGCGGTAAAAGAGGTGGTCCCGGACCGGCTGATTTTCGTGCCTTCCCCTGAATATAAATTCAAGGATAGCGATATTCTGCTGGTGCTTGGTAAAAAAGAAGATATTGAGGCGCTGCGAAAGGTTTAG
- a CDS encoding potassium transporter TrkG, which produces MKKAFYRLMGIRPGILMLLAYLVLILIGSLVLSLPLCQRAEISFLDSFFTSASAVCVTGLITVDTATAWSFWGQLAILVLIQLGGLGIMTIATIIFVSAGRRISAGERLFFHESVAVGKFQDVLYILKRIFIYTAIIEAIGAVLLTMGFWSHMPLIPAVWSGIFHSIAAFCNAGFSIFSGNLTAFASSNVICSSVMTLIVLGGLGYFVMMELLHPHMVSPIRKLSVHAKSALTVTIILTIAGAAALYAAGGINFNEALFQSVTSRTAGFNTVDIASLSNAAVIILLILMFIGASPGSTGGGIKTTAFLLVAAFASARALGKSRVSLFKRTIPQADIYRAVGVFILGILVVVGSAFGIIIFYPVGAYGSEEIFKMAIFEVVSALGTVGLSLGLTPHLTAPGKIIIIMTMLIGKVGILSIAHSLTAPKGKTEIIYAEESVMIG; this is translated from the coding sequence ATGAAAAAGGCGTTTTATCGTCTAATGGGGATTCGCCCTGGAATCCTTATGCTGCTGGCGTATCTCGTCTTGATACTAATTGGCTCATTAGTCCTTTCGCTGCCGCTCTGCCAGAGAGCGGAGATTTCATTCTTAGATTCCTTTTTTACCTCAGCATCGGCCGTTTGTGTTACAGGCCTTATTACTGTCGATACCGCGACCGCCTGGAGTTTTTGGGGACAGCTGGCTATTCTGGTTCTTATACAGCTGGGCGGGCTGGGAATAATGACCATTGCTACGATTATCTTTGTCTCGGCCGGGCGAAGAATATCGGCGGGCGAACGGCTGTTCTTCCATGAGTCGGTAGCTGTTGGCAAGTTTCAGGATGTCCTGTACATTCTCAAAAGAATCTTTATCTACACCGCAATTATTGAAGCCATCGGCGCTGTCCTTCTAACCATGGGATTCTGGTCACATATGCCGCTCATTCCGGCTGTCTGGAGCGGAATATTCCACTCCATAGCCGCCTTCTGCAATGCCGGATTTTCCATCTTCTCGGGAAATCTGACGGCGTTTGCCTCCAGCAATGTTATCTGTTCCTCGGTGATGACTCTGATTGTCCTGGGCGGACTCGGTTATTTTGTAATGATGGAGCTCCTGCATCCCCATATGGTCTCCCCTATCAGAAAACTCTCGGTTCACGCCAAATCGGCTTTGACCGTAACCATAATCTTGACAATTGCCGGCGCCGCCGCGCTGTATGCGGCCGGGGGAATCAACTTTAACGAAGCTCTGTTTCAGTCGGTAACCTCCCGCACCGCCGGATTTAATACCGTCGATATTGCATCGCTTTCCAACGCCGCCGTAATAATTCTGCTAATTCTGATGTTTATAGGCGCTTCCCCCGGTTCCACCGGCGGAGGTATCAAGACCACCGCTTTTCTTCTGGTAGCGGCATTTGCATCTGCTCGGGCTCTGGGGAAGTCTCGTGTTTCCCTGTTCAAAAGAACCATTCCTCAAGCGGACATCTACAGGGCCGTGGGGGTCTTCATTCTGGGTATTCTGGTTGTCGTGGGAAGCGCTTTCGGTATCATCATCTTCTACCCTGTCGGAGCGTACGGTTCCGAAGAGATTTTCAAAATGGCGATTTTTGAGGTCGTTTCAGCATTGGGAACAGTCGGTCTATCACTGGGGCTGACTCCGCACTTGACAGCGCCGGGGAAGATTATCATAATAATGACTATGCTCATCGGTAAAGTAGGGATTCTCTCCATCGCTCACAGTCTAACTGCTCCCAAAGGCAAAACGGAAATTATATATGCTGAAGAAAGCGTTATGATAGGATAA
- a CDS encoding MFS transporter, which translates to MIFRYFKRHDTRLWILATGWFTSSVGFALAIPFISIYFHSELGMSLTQIGLFFGVAAVVRSISHSLGGELSDRWGRFHLMTWAQYLRSLTFLGIAYSIYAGWGFFEMAIMILVNFIFGSVFQPAANAAVADLVPADRRSEGYAIVRVAGNLGWAAGPAIGGYIAASSYSALFILSAIMTLISGSIISVFLRRVEFANNSENHGSWRDMLVIKGNENILRHAAIVFLLYLVIAQMIAPFSLYSVDFRGISKSQLGFLFTLNGLLVTFFQLPITNLLRRVRLSQQLVLGAVIYAAGFLLIGFSQTFALFIVAFVIITMAENFVSPPALTISANLAPEGKTGRYMGIYGFAVTAGWSLGPLLGGLLLDWAKPHFIYMWAFIAGLSLLAGLGFGLSAKKIPPELNLRRD; encoded by the coding sequence GTGATATTTCGATACTTCAAACGGCATGATACTCGCCTTTGGATTCTCGCCACCGGCTGGTTCACATCCTCGGTAGGATTCGCTCTTGCCATCCCCTTCATTTCAATCTATTTCCATTCTGAACTGGGGATGTCCCTGACGCAGATAGGGCTCTTTTTCGGGGTGGCCGCGGTCGTTCGATCCATCTCGCATTCCTTGGGGGGAGAGCTATCCGACCGTTGGGGCAGGTTTCATCTGATGACTTGGGCTCAGTACTTGCGCTCGCTCACTTTTCTGGGCATCGCGTACTCTATCTACGCCGGCTGGGGATTTTTCGAAATGGCGATAATGATATTGGTCAACTTTATTTTTGGTTCCGTATTCCAACCGGCGGCCAATGCTGCCGTCGCCGACCTGGTTCCAGCGGACAGGAGAAGCGAGGGGTATGCCATAGTGCGGGTAGCGGGAAATCTGGGGTGGGCGGCCGGTCCGGCAATTGGCGGGTATATCGCGGCCAGCTCTTATTCGGCATTATTTATTCTCTCAGCTATTATGACACTTATATCAGGCAGCATAATTTCAGTATTCCTGAGGCGGGTCGAATTTGCGAACAACTCGGAAAATCATGGCAGCTGGCGCGATATGCTGGTCATTAAGGGCAATGAAAATATTCTTCGGCACGCCGCCATAGTGTTTCTTCTGTACCTGGTTATTGCCCAGATGATTGCCCCGTTTTCACTCTACTCGGTGGATTTCAGAGGGATTTCCAAGAGTCAACTCGGATTTCTATTCACGTTGAACGGTCTCTTGGTGACATTCTTTCAACTGCCGATAACCAATCTTCTGCGGCGCGTCCGCCTGAGCCAGCAACTGGTGCTTGGCGCGGTCATCTATGCGGCAGGATTTCTTCTCATCGGATTCTCCCAAACTTTTGCGCTTTTTATAGTGGCGTTTGTGATTATCACAATGGCGGAAAACTTTGTGTCGCCCCCCGCGTTGACTATCAGCGCCAATCTGGCGCCGGAAGGAAAGACTGGGCGGTACATGGGGATTTACGGTTTCGCGGTTACGGCCGGCTGGTCGCTGGGTCCTTTGCTGGGCGGTCTTCTGCTGGACTGGGCTAAACCGCATTTTATCTATATGTGGGCTTTTATAGCAGGACTGTCGCTGCTTGCCGGATTGGGATTTGGACTGTCGGCAAAAAAGATTCCCCCCGAATTGAACCTCCGCAGGGATTGA